A region from the Pelobates fuscus isolate aPelFus1 chromosome 1, aPelFus1.pri, whole genome shotgun sequence genome encodes:
- the PRKAG1 gene encoding 5'-AMP-activated protein kinase subunit gamma-1 isoform X2: MEPGSVLVETNIEERCMPPQDVLESNSSVYTRFMKNHNCYDLIPISSKLVVFDTSLQVKKAFFALVSNGVRAAPLWDSKKQSFVGMLTITDFINILHRYYKSSMVQIYELEEHKIETWRELYLQDSFKPLVSISPNASLYDAVSSLIKNRIHRLPVISPDSGNTLYILTHKRILKFLKLFMCELEKPAFVTQSLKELAIGTYDNIALVNANTPVFVALGIFVQRRVSALPVVDDSGRVVDIYSKFDVINLAAEKTYNNLDITVTKALGHRSHYFEGVLKCYQHETLETIINRLVEAEVHRLVVVDDNDIVKGIVSLSDILQCLVMTAGGEKPLKSV, translated from the exons GGATCTGTTTTGGTTGAAACAAACATTGAAGAGAGATGTATGCCACCTCAAGATG TTCTAGAGTCAAACAGTAGTGTGTATACAAGATTCATGAAGAACCACAACTGTTATGATCTCATTCCCATCAGCTCAAAGCTTGTTGTGTTTGATacatctttgcag gtcAAGAAGGCTTTCTTTGCTCTTGTCAGCAATGGTGTGAGAGCAGCCCCACTTTGGGATAGCAAGAAGCAAAGCTTTGTGG GCATGTTGACCATCACCGACTTCATCAATATCCTCCATCGTTACTACAAATCTTCCATG GTGCAGATTTATGAGCTCGAGGAACATAAGATTGAGACATGGAGAG aACTCTATTTGCAAGATTCTTTCAAGCCTCTGGTCAGCATATCTCCTAATGCCAG TTTGTATGATGCAGTCTCCTCCCTGATTAAGAATCGTATTCACCGTTTGCCGGTCATCTCTCCTGACTCAGGAAATACTTTGTACATCTTAACACACAAACGAATCCTCAAGTTCCTGAAGCTTTTT ATGTGTGAGTTAGAGAAACCTGCTTTTGTGACTCAATCTTTAAAAGAGCTAGCAATTGGGACATATGACAACATTGCGCTTGTTAATGCCAATACTCCAGTCTTTGTTGCTTTGGGTATATTTGTGCAGAGGCGTGTATCAGCTTTGCCGGTTGTTGATGATTCTG GGCGGGTGGTTGATATTTATTCCAAGTTTGACGTAATT AATTTAGCAGCTGAAAAGACCTACAATAATTTGGACATCACAGTGACAAAAGCCCTGGGACATCGCTCTCATTATTTTGAAGGTGTTCTGAAATGCTACCAGCATGAAACTTTGGAGACCATAATCAACCGGCTAGTGGAAGCAGAG GTGCACAGATTGGTTGTGGTGGATGACAACGATATTGTAAAAGGCATAGTTTCCCTTTCAGACATACTTCAATGTCTTGTTATGACAGCTGGAG GGGAGAAACCTCTGAAATCTGTATAA
- the PRKAG1 gene encoding 5'-AMP-activated protein kinase subunit gamma-1 isoform X1: MEPVRGGGSVLVETNIEERCMPPQDVLESNSSVYTRFMKNHNCYDLIPISSKLVVFDTSLQVKKAFFALVSNGVRAAPLWDSKKQSFVGMLTITDFINILHRYYKSSMVQIYELEEHKIETWRELYLQDSFKPLVSISPNASLYDAVSSLIKNRIHRLPVISPDSGNTLYILTHKRILKFLKLFMCELEKPAFVTQSLKELAIGTYDNIALVNANTPVFVALGIFVQRRVSALPVVDDSGRVVDIYSKFDVINLAAEKTYNNLDITVTKALGHRSHYFEGVLKCYQHETLETIINRLVEAEVHRLVVVDDNDIVKGIVSLSDILQCLVMTAGGEKPLKSV, translated from the exons GGATCTGTTTTGGTTGAAACAAACATTGAAGAGAGATGTATGCCACCTCAAGATG TTCTAGAGTCAAACAGTAGTGTGTATACAAGATTCATGAAGAACCACAACTGTTATGATCTCATTCCCATCAGCTCAAAGCTTGTTGTGTTTGATacatctttgcag gtcAAGAAGGCTTTCTTTGCTCTTGTCAGCAATGGTGTGAGAGCAGCCCCACTTTGGGATAGCAAGAAGCAAAGCTTTGTGG GCATGTTGACCATCACCGACTTCATCAATATCCTCCATCGTTACTACAAATCTTCCATG GTGCAGATTTATGAGCTCGAGGAACATAAGATTGAGACATGGAGAG aACTCTATTTGCAAGATTCTTTCAAGCCTCTGGTCAGCATATCTCCTAATGCCAG TTTGTATGATGCAGTCTCCTCCCTGATTAAGAATCGTATTCACCGTTTGCCGGTCATCTCTCCTGACTCAGGAAATACTTTGTACATCTTAACACACAAACGAATCCTCAAGTTCCTGAAGCTTTTT ATGTGTGAGTTAGAGAAACCTGCTTTTGTGACTCAATCTTTAAAAGAGCTAGCAATTGGGACATATGACAACATTGCGCTTGTTAATGCCAATACTCCAGTCTTTGTTGCTTTGGGTATATTTGTGCAGAGGCGTGTATCAGCTTTGCCGGTTGTTGATGATTCTG GGCGGGTGGTTGATATTTATTCCAAGTTTGACGTAATT AATTTAGCAGCTGAAAAGACCTACAATAATTTGGACATCACAGTGACAAAAGCCCTGGGACATCGCTCTCATTATTTTGAAGGTGTTCTGAAATGCTACCAGCATGAAACTTTGGAGACCATAATCAACCGGCTAGTGGAAGCAGAG GTGCACAGATTGGTTGTGGTGGATGACAACGATATTGTAAAAGGCATAGTTTCCCTTTCAGACATACTTCAATGTCTTGTTATGACAGCTGGAG GGGAGAAACCTCTGAAATCTGTATAA